TTTTCACCAAGGGATTCGATCGGTTTGTTAAAAAATGAACCACTATCGAGATAAAAATGGAATGGAATTGAGAACTAGTACCAGCTGGGAAGGATGCAGATTTCTCCCAGCGAGACTTGCACACGCGGGCGTCGTAACCCAGAGTTAACAATCCGTCTGACACGATCTTCAGGACGCTCTCGTCCTTGCGCTTGGACATTTTCTGCTTCTCCACAATCCTCGCACTGTCCGCTAGCAAATTCCTCTCACAAAGCGTCGCACACATCACCAAACTCTGCGTGTGCGATCACGCAAAAATTAGCGGAGCACATACACACTAAAGAGGATGGACTAAATGTGATCGTTCGGTGACTGATCATACCTTGAGCGTTTGACACAATTCGCCATGGAACTCGCCCCATTGACCTCTGCCTCCTCCGCCGCCTGGAAACTCAGATTCTTCTTCCTCTGAACTGTCGGTCCCGCTCCCGTTGAAGCAGTTGCAGTGGTGGCGTCCGCACCTCACGGCAGAAGACGGCTGCTTCTCGTTACTCTCCTCCATGAAATTCTGCACCATCTTCGTCAGGCAGAGAGAGCTCGGCTCGAATTCGGTTGCCTCGGCATTGAAGCTGTCCTTATTGATCGTTGCACCGCCTTCGCCACTTACCTTATCGGTCGTCGAGGACTTCAACACGCCGATGAACTGGCGCTCGAAGAGCCGCTTGAGCCGCGACTTCACGACCGGCTTCACTGGTTCGAACCTGATCGTCTCCTCAATGTGACAATCGATCGGCTGGATTTTCATTGAAAACAGCATGGACTCGCGACCAAAGCACACCAGACCTGACTTCACTCTCCGATATTTTTCTTCACACCGATCTGAGCATCGATTTCGCCATGAAAATCTATCTTCAAGCTAAGATCAACGTCAACCATCTCAATCCAAACCAAAAACCCAGAGACTCCCCACCTAACAACAAACGAAAAAACTTTAGGCGTTCGATCCGAAAAAACTTTAGGCGTTCAATTCGCCATTACTTGCGCGTCGTTTTCGGCAGCGATTGCGAGGACGAAGCAAGGAATATCTTGTAAACTCAACCAAGCAACCTCTCTTCACTCACCATCGCCGTCAGATACACTCATCAATGtcaccgaaaaaaaaataaaaaagaggaacAACACGCGATCGCGTCCGCCAACTCCGCCACCGAATCTAAGCGCCGACGGCCTCCGAGTCCTCTCCGGTATACAGGGACTGGTTTCACCGGCGCCGGATCATTTTCCGGCGATGACGAGAAGGTCAAgagcttagagagagagagagagagagagagggaggcagCGACTCTGCACCGTGTTTGGCTATGGGGGGAAAGGCAGTGAGAGAGGAAGTTAGGCAAGGGGGGCACCTGGTGGAATTTATAAGCACCAGCCGAGTCGACTTtttgtgtgtgggggggggcCCACGGGggcgtcctacgtggcatggagCGGATCAGGCTAAGTCCGGGGCACGTGTCGAGCGGTGGAGCGAGTTTAGTTTTCGTGGCCCGGTCACATTAGCGCCACGTTATGCGGTGAGGGGGAACCGGTGGTGCCAAATGTCGAAACTGCCCCCTCGTTACgcttatctttttaattttaaaaaaaaaaaagggcactcATCTCCTGTGGTGGGGCCCACCTGCGGGGAGTTGCTCGTGAACTCCGTCACAAGGAAGGACTTTGGACCAACCGCTCGGCCCTCGAGATCACGCAATTTTACGGAAATGCCCTTGccttttgacgaaaacgcccttaGAGTTTGATCGAATTTACGGACCCAACCTGCctagctctctttctctccctgtGCGTCTCGTTTTTCCACCGAAGGCTCCTCCATCGAATCGACACGATATTCAACGAGCATGGCAGTGAACTTTTCGTCCGTCTAATTATCGCTTTTGCTGTCGGGAAATTGGACTAAGGTTTCGCGAATCAAACTACGGAGTTcacgaaaaaattatttaaaaaatcatttatgaaatgtattTTTTCTTATCATTCATGAAACTGTTtatatataaattgttattgatagtaaatttttttctcatttatcattttttaagagatatacctaattatttgataaaaatcgaattccaaatcaattttttctttttgcaagatAAACGGACCCAGAAATTGAACGTACGGCTCGAAAAAGAAACGAGGGCCATGTTGAATTGTCAATTAATTTCTCAATTCAACAAAATTTTTTGCACGAATGCACTCGTTCGCGGAATTCATGGCGATTTTTATGCGCGACTCTATTTCCTCGGCTGAATAATTTCGACTTCTGGATTACGTCCTTCTATAGTAATCTACTGTAAAGATGATGACTTTTATGGAGCCTTCGTCAATCACggaaaaatatgtctcgaattcatttattttttacacgTAATTTCACTTGTTCGTGAAATCCGAGGCGATTTTTCTTCGTGgaataatttaaatatttttaaacttACGTTTTGCC
The genomic region above belongs to Rhodamnia argentea isolate NSW1041297 chromosome 6, ASM2092103v1, whole genome shotgun sequence and contains:
- the LOC115754361 gene encoding uncharacterized protein LOC115754361, yielding MLFSMKIQPIDCHIEETIRFEPVKPVVKSRLKRLFERQFIGVLKSSTTDKVSGEGGATINKDSFNAEATEFEPSSLCLTKMVQNFMEESNEKQPSSAVRCGRHHCNCFNGSGTDSSEEEESEFPGGGGGRGQWGEFHGELCQTLKSLVMCATLCERNLLADSARIVEKQKMSKRKDESVLKIVSDGLLTLGYDARVCKSRWEKSASFPAGGYEYIDVIIESERLIVDIDFRSEFEIARPTKTYKSVLHALPNIFVGKPERLGKIIAIVSEAAKQSLKSRGMHVAPWRKAEYMEAKWFAPCARSATPTTSNNPHHLLDRKDQSSPGGSGSYEEPLGPSPSELDCSMSLPTESSEDDEGAMAKGKTIATVKLRNSQVGVEIVSGLASVIED